A single window of Sphaerodactylus townsendi isolate TG3544 linkage group LG03, MPM_Stown_v2.3, whole genome shotgun sequence DNA harbors:
- the LUC7L3 gene encoding luc7-like protein 3 isoform X2, protein MISAAQLLDELMGRDRNLAPDEKRSNVRWDHESVCKYYLCGFCPAELFTNTRSDLGPCEKIHDENLRKQYEKSSRFMKVGYERDFLRYLQSLLAEVERRIRRGHARLALSQNQQSSGQAAGPTGKNEEKIQVLTDKIDVLLQQIEELGTEGKVEEAQGMMKLVEQLKEERELLRSTTSTIESFAAQEKQMEVCEVCGAFLIVGDAQSRVDDHLMGKQHMGYAKIKATVEELKEKLRKKTEEPDRDDRLKKEKLEREEREREREREERERKRRREEEEKEKERVRDRERRKRSHSRSRHSSRTSDRRGSRSRDHKRSRSKERRRSRSRDRRRSRSHDRSDRKHRSRSRDRRRSKSRDRKSYKHRSKSRDREQERKSKEKEKRGSDDKKSSVKSSSREKQSEDTSMDSKEGDAKNEVNGTSEDIKSEGDTQSN, encoded by the exons ATGATTTCGGCCGCCCAGCTTTTGGACGAGCTTATGGGCCGGGATAGGAACCTGGCCCCCGATGAGAAGCGCAGCAACGTGCGGTGGGACCACGAAAGT gtTTGTAAATACTACCTGTGTGGATTTTGTCCTGCTGAATTGTTCACCAACACCCGTTCTGACTTAG GCCCCTGTGAAAAAATTCACGATGAAAACCTCAGAAAACA GTATGAGAAGAGTTCTCGGTTCATGAAAGTAGGCTATGAAAGAGACTTCCTTCGCTATTTACAGAGCTTGCTTGCAGAAGTTGAACGTCGAATTCGAAGAGGCCATGCCCGCTTAGCATTATCCCAGAATCAGCAGTCTTCAGGT CAAGCAGCAGGACCTACTGGTAAAAATGAAGAGAAGATTCAGGTCTTAACTGACAAAATTGATGTACTTCTACAACAG ATTGAAGAACTTGGTACTGAAGGAAAGGTGGAAGAAGCTCAAGGCATGATGAAACTCGTTGAACAGTTAAAAGAAGAGAGGGAGCTGCTCAGGTCTACAACTTCA ACAATTGAGAGCTTTGCTGCTCAGGAAAAACAAATGGAAGTTTGTGAAGTTTGTGGAGCCTTTTTAATCGTCGGAGATGCACAGTCCAGGGTAGATGATCACTTGATGGGGAAACAGCATATGGGCTATGCTAAAATAAAGGCTACGGTTGAAGAATTAAAA gagaaattaagaaaaaaaactgaagagCCTGATCGTGATGATCGATTAAAAAAGGAGAAACTAGAACGTGAAGAGCGAGAGAGGGAACGTgaaagagaggaaagagagagaaaacggCGGcgtgaggaagaagaaaaggaaaaagagagagtacGTGATAGAGAGAGGCGAAAGAGGAGTCATTCACGAAGCAGGCATTCAAGCAGAACCTCTGACAGAAGAGGAAGTCGGTCGAGGGACCATAAAAGATCAAGAAGCAAGGAAAGAAGGCGAAGCAG GAGTCGAGATCGGCGTCGAAGTAGAAGTCATGATAGGTCAGACAGAAAACACAGATCGCGTAGCAGAGACAGAAGGCGGTCGAAGAGCCGAGATCGGAAATCTTACAAGCACAGAAGCAAAAGCAGAGACCGAGAACAAGAGAGGAAATCTAAGGAGAAAG AAAAGAGGGGATCTGATGATAAAAAAAGTAGTGTGAAGTCCAGTAGTCGAGAAAAACAGAGTGAAGACACAAGCATGGACTCCAAGGAAGGCGATGCTAAGAATGAGGTCAATGGGACCAGTGAAGACATTAAATCTGAAGGTGACACTCAGTCCAATTAA
- the LUC7L3 gene encoding luc7-like protein 3 isoform X3, with the protein MISAAQLLDELMGRDRNLAPDEKRSNVRWDHESVCKYYLCGFCPAELFTNTRSDLGPCEKIHDENLRKQYEKSSRFMKVGYERDFLRYLQSLLAEVERRIRRGHARLALSQNQQSSGQAAGPTGKNEEKIQVLTDKIDVLLQQIEELGTEGKVEEAQGMMKLVEQLKEERELLRSTTSTIESFAAQEKQMEVCEVCGAFLIVGDAQSRVDDHLMGKQHMGYAKIKATVEELKEKLRKKTEEPDRDDRLKKEKLEREEREREREREERERKRRREEEEKEKERVRDRERRKRSHSRSRHSSRTSDRRGSRSRDHKRSRSKERRRSRSRDRRRSRSHDRSDRKHRSRSRDRRRSKSRDRKSYKHRSKSRDREQERKSKEKGQKINLLD; encoded by the exons ATGATTTCGGCCGCCCAGCTTTTGGACGAGCTTATGGGCCGGGATAGGAACCTGGCCCCCGATGAGAAGCGCAGCAACGTGCGGTGGGACCACGAAAGT gtTTGTAAATACTACCTGTGTGGATTTTGTCCTGCTGAATTGTTCACCAACACCCGTTCTGACTTAG GCCCCTGTGAAAAAATTCACGATGAAAACCTCAGAAAACA GTATGAGAAGAGTTCTCGGTTCATGAAAGTAGGCTATGAAAGAGACTTCCTTCGCTATTTACAGAGCTTGCTTGCAGAAGTTGAACGTCGAATTCGAAGAGGCCATGCCCGCTTAGCATTATCCCAGAATCAGCAGTCTTCAGGT CAAGCAGCAGGACCTACTGGTAAAAATGAAGAGAAGATTCAGGTCTTAACTGACAAAATTGATGTACTTCTACAACAG ATTGAAGAACTTGGTACTGAAGGAAAGGTGGAAGAAGCTCAAGGCATGATGAAACTCGTTGAACAGTTAAAAGAAGAGAGGGAGCTGCTCAGGTCTACAACTTCA ACAATTGAGAGCTTTGCTGCTCAGGAAAAACAAATGGAAGTTTGTGAAGTTTGTGGAGCCTTTTTAATCGTCGGAGATGCACAGTCCAGGGTAGATGATCACTTGATGGGGAAACAGCATATGGGCTATGCTAAAATAAAGGCTACGGTTGAAGAATTAAAA gagaaattaagaaaaaaaactgaagagCCTGATCGTGATGATCGATTAAAAAAGGAGAAACTAGAACGTGAAGAGCGAGAGAGGGAACGTgaaagagaggaaagagagagaaaacggCGGcgtgaggaagaagaaaaggaaaaagagagagtacGTGATAGAGAGAGGCGAAAGAGGAGTCATTCACGAAGCAGGCATTCAAGCAGAACCTCTGACAGAAGAGGAAGTCGGTCGAGGGACCATAAAAGATCAAGAAGCAAGGAAAGAAGGCGAAGCAG GAGTCGAGATCGGCGTCGAAGTAGAAGTCATGATAGGTCAGACAGAAAACACAGATCGCGTAGCAGAGACAGAAGGCGGTCGAAGAGCCGAGATCGGAAATCTTACAAGCACAGAAGCAAAAGCAGAGACCGAGAACAAGAGAGGAAATCTAAGGAGAAAG GACAGAAGATAAACTTATTGGACTGA
- the LUC7L3 gene encoding luc7-like protein 3 isoform X1, translated as MISAAQLLDELMGRDRNLAPDEKRSNVRWDHESVCKYYLCGFCPAELFTNTRSDLGPCEKIHDENLRKQYEKSSRFMKVGYERDFLRYLQSLLAEVERRIRRGHARLALSQNQQSSGQAAGPTGKNEEKIQVLTDKIDVLLQQIEELGTEGKVEEAQGMMKLVEQLKEERELLRSTTSTIESFAAQEKQMEVCEVCGAFLIVGDAQSRVDDHLMGKQHMGYAKIKATVEELKEKLRKKTEEPDRDDRLKKEKLEREEREREREREERERKRRREEEEKEKERVRDRERRKRSHSRSRHSSRTSDRRGSRSRDHKRSRSKERRRSRSRDRRRSRSHDRSDRKHRSRSRDRRRSKSRDRKSYKHRSKSRDREQERKSKEKEKRGSDDKKSSVKSSSREKQSEDTSMDSKEGDAKNEVNGTSEDIKSEVQRKYVQMKTELSQV; from the exons ATGATTTCGGCCGCCCAGCTTTTGGACGAGCTTATGGGCCGGGATAGGAACCTGGCCCCCGATGAGAAGCGCAGCAACGTGCGGTGGGACCACGAAAGT gtTTGTAAATACTACCTGTGTGGATTTTGTCCTGCTGAATTGTTCACCAACACCCGTTCTGACTTAG GCCCCTGTGAAAAAATTCACGATGAAAACCTCAGAAAACA GTATGAGAAGAGTTCTCGGTTCATGAAAGTAGGCTATGAAAGAGACTTCCTTCGCTATTTACAGAGCTTGCTTGCAGAAGTTGAACGTCGAATTCGAAGAGGCCATGCCCGCTTAGCATTATCCCAGAATCAGCAGTCTTCAGGT CAAGCAGCAGGACCTACTGGTAAAAATGAAGAGAAGATTCAGGTCTTAACTGACAAAATTGATGTACTTCTACAACAG ATTGAAGAACTTGGTACTGAAGGAAAGGTGGAAGAAGCTCAAGGCATGATGAAACTCGTTGAACAGTTAAAAGAAGAGAGGGAGCTGCTCAGGTCTACAACTTCA ACAATTGAGAGCTTTGCTGCTCAGGAAAAACAAATGGAAGTTTGTGAAGTTTGTGGAGCCTTTTTAATCGTCGGAGATGCACAGTCCAGGGTAGATGATCACTTGATGGGGAAACAGCATATGGGCTATGCTAAAATAAAGGCTACGGTTGAAGAATTAAAA gagaaattaagaaaaaaaactgaagagCCTGATCGTGATGATCGATTAAAAAAGGAGAAACTAGAACGTGAAGAGCGAGAGAGGGAACGTgaaagagaggaaagagagagaaaacggCGGcgtgaggaagaagaaaaggaaaaagagagagtacGTGATAGAGAGAGGCGAAAGAGGAGTCATTCACGAAGCAGGCATTCAAGCAGAACCTCTGACAGAAGAGGAAGTCGGTCGAGGGACCATAAAAGATCAAGAAGCAAGGAAAGAAGGCGAAGCAG GAGTCGAGATCGGCGTCGAAGTAGAAGTCATGATAGGTCAGACAGAAAACACAGATCGCGTAGCAGAGACAGAAGGCGGTCGAAGAGCCGAGATCGGAAATCTTACAAGCACAGAAGCAAAAGCAGAGACCGAGAACAAGAGAGGAAATCTAAGGAGAAAG AAAAGAGGGGATCTGATGATAAAAAAAGTAGTGTGAAGTCCAGTAGTCGAGAAAAACAGAGTGAAGACACAAGCATGGACTCCAAGGAAGGCGATGCTAAGAATGAGGTCAATGGGACCAGTGAAGACATTAAATCTGAAG TTCAGCGTAAGTATGTACAGATGAAGACGGAGCTAAGCCAAGTATGA
- the LUC7L3 gene encoding luc7-like protein 3 isoform X4, translated as MISAAQLLDELMGRDRNLAPDEKRSNVRWDHESVCKYYLCGFCPAELFTNTRSDLGPCEKIHDENLRKQYEKSSRFMKVGYERDFLRYLQSLLAEVERRIRRGHARLALSQNQQSSGQAAGPTGKNEEKIQVLTDKIDVLLQQIEELGTEGKVEEAQGMMKLVEQLKEERELLRSTTSTIESFAAQEKQMEVCEVCGAFLIVGDAQSRVDDHLMGKQHMGYAKIKATVEELKEKLRKKTEEPDRDDRLKKEKLEREEREREREREERERKRRREEEEKEKERVRDRERRKRSHSRSRHSSRTSDRRGSRSRDHKRSRSKERRRSRSRDRRRSRSHDRSDRKHRSRSRDRRRSKSRDRKSYKHRSKSRDREQERKSKEKVFSTH; from the exons ATGATTTCGGCCGCCCAGCTTTTGGACGAGCTTATGGGCCGGGATAGGAACCTGGCCCCCGATGAGAAGCGCAGCAACGTGCGGTGGGACCACGAAAGT gtTTGTAAATACTACCTGTGTGGATTTTGTCCTGCTGAATTGTTCACCAACACCCGTTCTGACTTAG GCCCCTGTGAAAAAATTCACGATGAAAACCTCAGAAAACA GTATGAGAAGAGTTCTCGGTTCATGAAAGTAGGCTATGAAAGAGACTTCCTTCGCTATTTACAGAGCTTGCTTGCAGAAGTTGAACGTCGAATTCGAAGAGGCCATGCCCGCTTAGCATTATCCCAGAATCAGCAGTCTTCAGGT CAAGCAGCAGGACCTACTGGTAAAAATGAAGAGAAGATTCAGGTCTTAACTGACAAAATTGATGTACTTCTACAACAG ATTGAAGAACTTGGTACTGAAGGAAAGGTGGAAGAAGCTCAAGGCATGATGAAACTCGTTGAACAGTTAAAAGAAGAGAGGGAGCTGCTCAGGTCTACAACTTCA ACAATTGAGAGCTTTGCTGCTCAGGAAAAACAAATGGAAGTTTGTGAAGTTTGTGGAGCCTTTTTAATCGTCGGAGATGCACAGTCCAGGGTAGATGATCACTTGATGGGGAAACAGCATATGGGCTATGCTAAAATAAAGGCTACGGTTGAAGAATTAAAA gagaaattaagaaaaaaaactgaagagCCTGATCGTGATGATCGATTAAAAAAGGAGAAACTAGAACGTGAAGAGCGAGAGAGGGAACGTgaaagagaggaaagagagagaaaacggCGGcgtgaggaagaagaaaaggaaaaagagagagtacGTGATAGAGAGAGGCGAAAGAGGAGTCATTCACGAAGCAGGCATTCAAGCAGAACCTCTGACAGAAGAGGAAGTCGGTCGAGGGACCATAAAAGATCAAGAAGCAAGGAAAGAAGGCGAAGCAG GAGTCGAGATCGGCGTCGAAGTAGAAGTCATGATAGGTCAGACAGAAAACACAGATCGCGTAGCAGAGACAGAAGGCGGTCGAAGAGCCGAGATCGGAAATCTTACAAGCACAGAAGCAAAAGCAGAGACCGAGAACAAGAGAGGAAATCTAAGGAGAAAG TTTTCAGCACTCACTGA